Proteins encoded by one window of Lathyrus oleraceus cultivar Zhongwan6 chromosome 1, CAAS_Psat_ZW6_1.0, whole genome shotgun sequence:
- the LOC127115715 gene encoding replication protein A 14 kDa subunit B produces MDSLSPAVFVNMELLPCCVGRRVRTVIQFVRSEGLVVIGKSPDEKQIIVKVSPDSPLPSPLTAFVEVIGIVDSDKSIKAELWTNFGDEIDMFSYHKLCQLANGEFKHLLL; encoded by the coding sequence ATGGATTCATTAAGCCCTGCCGTCTTTGTCAATATGGAACTGTTACCCTGCTGTGTTGGAAGAAGGGTTCGTACAGTGATACAATTCGTGCGATCTGAGGGTTTAGTTGTCATTGGAAAATCACCGGATGAGAAGCAGATTATTGTAAAAGTATCACCTGATTCACCCCTACCATCTCCTCTTACAGCTTTTGTAGAAGTGATTGGTATCGTTGACAGTGACAAGTCCATCAAAGCTGAGTTATGGACCAACTTTGGGGATGAAATTGATATGTTCAGCTACCATAAGCTTTGTCAGCTTGCAAATGGAGAATTCAAACACTTGCTCCTGTGA